One window from the genome of Mastacembelus armatus chromosome 18, fMasArm1.2, whole genome shotgun sequence encodes:
- the LOC113146121 gene encoding dynactin subunit 1-like isoform X6, whose product MSSSGTTESSKPPKIGSIVEVTGKGQRGTVAYIGATLFASGKWVGVILDEPKGKNDGTVQGKRYFTCEENHGIFVRQSQIQVVEEGSSASSPDVPESGIAKMTKQKDIPETPKTTKQTSVSVKKSSARRSAKWTSPRLTPATSLPSLLVRPSGRSRLMLMASRESLSSSLSGDVSEAGLSPHQGALGAPVVPQPSGSPAATATPVPATPSKVEPVISKQEEESLRAQVKDLEEKLETLKMKRTEDKAKLKELEKHKIQLEQLQEWKTKMQEQQAELQKQLKEAKKEAREAQEAKDRYMEEMSDTADAIEMATLDKEMAEERAESLQVEVDTLKEKVEELSMDLEILRHEISEKGSEGAASSYHVKQLEEQNGRLKEALVRMRDLSASEKQEHVKLQKQMEKKNTELESLRTQKEKLQEELTQAEATIDELKEQVDAALGSEEMVETLTERNLDLEEKVRELRETVTDLEAINEMNDELQENSRETEMELREQVDLSAAKVREAEKRVEAAQETVADYQQTISKYRELTARLQEANRELISQQNANTEQGQQPPAELFDFKIKFAETKAYAKAIEMELRKMEVAQSNRQVSLLTSFMPDSFVRHGGDHDCILVLLLIPRLICKAELISKQAQEKFDLNGNLVQGTGLRGPPGEQRSFSSGLVYSLSLLQATLHKYEQALNTCSVEVFKRMGTLYSEMSFHERSLDYFIDLLHKDQLDETVQVEPLTKAIKYYQQLYSVHLADHTEDCTVQLADHIKFTQSALDCMGVEVARLRAFLAPGQESSGLALLLKDLDTSCSDIRQFCKKIRRRMPGTDVVGVPAALNFGPQVSETLTECRRQQTRVVAVLQEVAAAGAQMVAPLAEQEGLNALKLEDTACKAVEQVYGSHGLNGPECLRQSCSSVIATMNKMATAMQEGEYDADKPQGKTPPVEIRAAAVRAEMTDAEGLGVKLEDRETVIKELKKSLKIKGEELSEANVRLSLLEKKLDTSTKDADERVEKIQTKLDENLALLKKKEKEFEETMDALQADIDQLEAEKAELKQRINNQSKMTIEGLRGTASSGIASIVHGSTGGMGPSMAGPLQVVDSPLLRQQIEAQRLGIKYLKNENNRLKAEKMRAQLASLPPLCPPKLPRVTKESSMPPEGLNTGIYRRTDQLLATLLKLSAEVKVVDITGKTAVSASAQLLEQTARLQNLSDALSKLKREVAEHVVSNQPGAKASSDFATFPVSSFVKAKEEKQGGTMYIGRVSIPCARGQEQVHRLVLSQQQLHQVHGLLMA is encoded by the exons ACATCAGTGAGCGTTAAGAAG TCCTCTGCCCGCCGCTCTGCTAAG TGGACTTCTCCTCGTCTCACACCTGCCActtccctcccctccctcttgGTACGTCCCTCCGGCCGCTCCCGCCTGATGCTCATG GCGTCTCGTGAGAGcctgtcttcctctctgtctggtGATGTCAGTGAGGCGGGCCTGTCCCCCCACCAGGGTGCACTGGGAGCTCCTGTTGTGCCTCAACCAAGTGGGTCACCTGCAGCTACTGCAACCCCAGTCCCAGCTACTCCAAGCAAG GTGGAACCTGTCATTTCCAAGCAG GAGGAGGAATCGCTGCGAGCTCAAGTCAAGGACCTGGAGGAAAAGCTGGAGACgctgaagatgaagaggacagaAGACAAGGCCAAGCTGAAGGAGCTTGAAAAACACAAGATCCAGCTGGAACAGCTTCAGGAGTGGAAGACCAAAATGCAGGAGCAGCAGGCCGAGCTTCAGAAACAACTCAAAGAGGCCAAGAag GAAGCACGTGAGGCACAAGAGGCCAAGGATCGCTACATGGAAGAGATGTCTGACACAGCGGACGCCATAGAGATGGCCACACTGGACAAAGAGATGGCTGAAGAGCGGGCAGAGTCGCTGCAAGTAGAGGTGGACACATTGAAGGAGAAAGTGGAGGAGCTCTCAATGGACCTGGAGATCCTCAGACATGAGATTTCCGAGAAAG GCTCTGAAGGAGCTGCCTCCAGTTACCATGTCAAACAGTTGGAGGAGCAGAATGGCAGACTAAAGGAGGCGCTGGTCAG AATGCGGGACCTGTCTGCTTCAGAGAAACAGGAGCATGTGAAGCTTCAGAAGCAGATGGAGAAGAAGAACACGGAGCTGGAGAGCCTGAGAACTCAGAAGGAAAAACTGCAGGAAGAACTCACGCAGGCAGAGGCCACTATTGACGAACTGAAGGAGCAG GTGGATGCTGCTCTGGGGTCAGAGGAGATGGTGGAGACGCTGACAGAGAGGAACCTGGACCTGGAGGAGAAAGTCAGAGAGCTGAGAGAAACCGTGACTGATCTA GAAGCCATCAACGAGATGAATGATGAGCTCCAGGAGAATTCCAGGGAGACTGAAATGGAGCTGAGGGAGCAGGTGGACCTGAGTGCTGCGAAGGttagagaggcagaaaaaaggGTGGAGGCTGCCCAGGAGACTGTAGCTGATTACCAGCAGACCATCAGCAAATACAGAGAGCTCACTGCCAGACTACAG GAGGCCAACAGAGAATTGATCAGCCAGCAGAATGCCAACACTGAACAAGGTCAGCAACCGCCTGCAGAACTGTTCGACTTCAAAATCAAGTTTGCAGAGACCAAGGCCTACGCCAAG GCCATTGAGATGGAACTGAGGAAAATGGAAGTGGCTCAGTCAAACAGACAAGTATCCCTCCTCACCTCCTTCATGCCAGACTCCTTCGTCCGTCATGGTGGAGATCATGACTGTATTCTGGTGCTCCTGCTCATCCCCAGGCTCATCTGCAAG GCTGAGCTGATCAGTAAACAGGCCCAGGAGAAGTTTGACTTGAATGGCAACCTGGTCCAAGGTACAGGGCTCAGAGGGCCCCCAGGAGAACAGCGTAGTTTCTCCTCAGGACTGGTCTACTCCCTCAGCCTGCTGCAGGCCACCCTGCACAAATATGAACA GGCTCTGAACACCTGCAGCGTGGAGGTTTTCAAGCGCATGGGAACACTCTACTCTGAAATGAGCTTCCATGAGCGCTCTCTGGATTATTTCATCGACCTGCTGCATAAAGACCAGCTAGATGAGACTGTTCAGGTGGAACCTTTGACTAAGGCTATCAAGTATTATCAG CAATTGTACAGTGTCCATCTGGCAGATCACACAGAGGACTGCACCGTGCAGCTGGCTGACCACATCAAG TTCACCCAGAGTGCCCTGGACTGTATGGGAGTGGAGGTTGCTCGTCTGAGGGCATTCCTGGCACCAGGACAGGAGAGCTCTGGTCTCGCTTTGCTCCTGAAGGACCTGGACACTTCCTGCTCTGATATCAGACAGTTCTGTAAGAAGATCCGCCGCCGCATGCCTGGGACAGATGTGGTTGGAGTTCCTGCTGCTCTCAATTTTGGACCACAG GTGTCCGAGACGCTGACGGAGTGCAGGCGTCAGCAGACCCGTGTGGTTGCCGTGCTGCAAGAGGTGgctgcagctggagctcagATGGTTGCTCCGCTAGCAGAACAGGAGGGACTCAATGCTCTCAAACTGGAGGACACTGCCTGCAAGGCTGTGGAGCAG GTATACGGTTCCCATGGCCTGAATGGCCCAGAGTGTCTGcgtcagtcctgcagctcagtcatTGCTACTATGAACAAGATGGCCACAGCTATGCAGGAAGGAGAGTATGATGCTGACAAACCTCAGGGCAAG ACTCCACCTGTGGAGATAAGAGCAGCCGCTGTCAGGGCTGAGATGACTGATGCTGAGGGTCTAGGAGTTAAACTGGAAGACAGAGAGACGGTTATCAAAGAGCTCAAGAAGTCTCTGAAGATCAAG GGTGAGGAGCTGAGTGAGGCCAACGTTCGTCTTAGCCTGCTGGAGAAGAAACTGGACACCTCCACCAAAGATGCAGATGAACGGGTGGAGAAGATTCAGACTAAGCTGGATGAGAACCTTGCCTtgctgaagaagaaagaaaa GGAGTTTGAGGAGACGATGGATGCTCTACAGGCTGATATTGACCAGCTGGAGGCAGAGAAGGCAGAGTTGAAACAACGCATCAATAACCAATCAAAGATGACCATCGAAGGCCTGAGAGGAACAGCTTCCTCTGGAATTGCCTCCATTGTTCACGGATCTACAGGAG GGATGGGTCCATCCATGGCAGGACCATTGCAGGTGgtggactctcctctgctcagGCAGCAGATTGAGGCCCAGAGACTGGGCATTAAATACCTtaagaatgaaaacaacaggCTGAAG GCGGAGAAGATGAGAGCCCAGCTGGCCTCACTGCCGCCCCTCTGTCCTCCCAAACTGCCACGAGTGACTAAAGAAAGCTCCATGCCTCCAGAGGGACTAAACACAGGCATTTATCGCAGGACTGACCAACTCTTGGCAACCCTGCTCAAGCTGAGTGCAGAGGTGAAAGTGGTGGACATCACTGGGAAGACAGCAG TTAGTGCCAGTGCCCAGCTGCTGGAGCAGACAGCTAGGCTGCAGAACCTCAGTGATGCTCTGAGCAAACTCAAG cGAGAAGTAGCTGAACATGTAGTCTCAAATCAGCCTGGAGCAAAGGCTTCGTCTGACTTTGCCACCTTCCCAGTGTCCTCCTTTGTCAAG GCCAAGGAGGAGAAGCAGGGAGGAACCATGTACATAGGGCGTGTTTCCATTCCATGTGCTCGAGGCCAGGAACAGGTCCACCGCCTTGTCCTGTCTCAACAGCAACTGCACCAGGTTCACGGCCTCCTCATGGCATAA
- the LOC113146121 gene encoding dynactin subunit 1-like isoform X1: MSSSGTTESSKPPKIGSIVEVTGKGQRGTVAYIGATLFASGKWVGVILDEPKGKNDGTVQGKRYFTCEENHGIFVRQSQIQVVEEGSSASSPDVPESGIAKMTKQKDIPETPKTTKQTSVSVKKASRESLSSSLSGDVSEAGLSPHQGALGAPVVPQPSGSPAATATPVPATPSKVEPVISKQEEESLRAQVKDLEEKLETLKMKRTEDKAKLKELEKHKIQLEQLQEWKTKMQEQQAELQKQLKEAKKEAREAQEAKDRYMEEMSDTADAIEMATLDKEMAEERAESLQVEVDTLKEKVEELSMDLEILRHEISEKGSEGAASSYHVKQLEEQNGRLKEALVRMRDLSASEKQEHVKLQKQMEKKNTELESLRTQKEKLQEELTQAEATIDELKEQVDAALGSEEMVETLTERNLDLEEKVRELRETVTDLEAINEMNDELQENSRETEMELREQVDLSAAKVREAEKRVEAAQETVADYQQTISKYRELTARLQEANRELISQQNANTEQGQQPPAELFDFKIKFAETKAYAKAIEMELRKMEVAQSNRQVSLLTSFMPDSFVRHGGDHDCILVLLLIPRLICKAELISKQAQEKFDLNGNLVQGTGLRGPPGEQRSFSSGLVYSLSLLQATLHKYEQALNTCSVEVFKRMGTLYSEMSFHERSLDYFIDLLHKDQLDETVQVEPLTKAIKYYQQLYSVHLADHTEDCTVQLADHIKFTQSALDCMGVEVARLRAFLAPGQESSGLALLLKDLDTSCSDIRQFCKKIRRRMPGTDVVGVPAALNFGPQVSETLTECRRQQTRVVAVLQEVAAAGAQMVAPLAEQEGLNALKLEDTACKAVEQVYGSHGLNGPECLRQSCSSVIATMNKMATAMQEGEYDADKPQGKQTPPVEIRAAAVRAEMTDAEGLGVKLEDRETVIKELKKSLKIKGEELSEANVRLSLLEKKLDTSTKDADERVEKIQTKLDENLALLKKKEKEFEETMDALQADIDQLEAEKAELKQRINNQSKMTIEGLRGTASSGIASIVHGSTGGMGPSMAGPLQVVDSPLLRQQIEAQRLGIKYLKNENNRLKAEKMRAQLASLPPLCPPKLPRVTKESSMPPEGLNTGIYRRTDQLLATLLKLSAEVKVVDITGKTAVSASAQLLEQTARLQNLSDALSKLKREVAEHVVSNQPGAKASSDFATFPVSSFVKAKEEKQGGTMYIGRVSIPCARGQEQVHRLVLSQQQLHQVHGLLMA, translated from the exons ACATCAGTGAGCGTTAAGAAG GCGTCTCGTGAGAGcctgtcttcctctctgtctggtGATGTCAGTGAGGCGGGCCTGTCCCCCCACCAGGGTGCACTGGGAGCTCCTGTTGTGCCTCAACCAAGTGGGTCACCTGCAGCTACTGCAACCCCAGTCCCAGCTACTCCAAGCAAG GTGGAACCTGTCATTTCCAAGCAG GAGGAGGAATCGCTGCGAGCTCAAGTCAAGGACCTGGAGGAAAAGCTGGAGACgctgaagatgaagaggacagaAGACAAGGCCAAGCTGAAGGAGCTTGAAAAACACAAGATCCAGCTGGAACAGCTTCAGGAGTGGAAGACCAAAATGCAGGAGCAGCAGGCCGAGCTTCAGAAACAACTCAAAGAGGCCAAGAag GAAGCACGTGAGGCACAAGAGGCCAAGGATCGCTACATGGAAGAGATGTCTGACACAGCGGACGCCATAGAGATGGCCACACTGGACAAAGAGATGGCTGAAGAGCGGGCAGAGTCGCTGCAAGTAGAGGTGGACACATTGAAGGAGAAAGTGGAGGAGCTCTCAATGGACCTGGAGATCCTCAGACATGAGATTTCCGAGAAAG GCTCTGAAGGAGCTGCCTCCAGTTACCATGTCAAACAGTTGGAGGAGCAGAATGGCAGACTAAAGGAGGCGCTGGTCAG AATGCGGGACCTGTCTGCTTCAGAGAAACAGGAGCATGTGAAGCTTCAGAAGCAGATGGAGAAGAAGAACACGGAGCTGGAGAGCCTGAGAACTCAGAAGGAAAAACTGCAGGAAGAACTCACGCAGGCAGAGGCCACTATTGACGAACTGAAGGAGCAG GTGGATGCTGCTCTGGGGTCAGAGGAGATGGTGGAGACGCTGACAGAGAGGAACCTGGACCTGGAGGAGAAAGTCAGAGAGCTGAGAGAAACCGTGACTGATCTA GAAGCCATCAACGAGATGAATGATGAGCTCCAGGAGAATTCCAGGGAGACTGAAATGGAGCTGAGGGAGCAGGTGGACCTGAGTGCTGCGAAGGttagagaggcagaaaaaaggGTGGAGGCTGCCCAGGAGACTGTAGCTGATTACCAGCAGACCATCAGCAAATACAGAGAGCTCACTGCCAGACTACAG GAGGCCAACAGAGAATTGATCAGCCAGCAGAATGCCAACACTGAACAAGGTCAGCAACCGCCTGCAGAACTGTTCGACTTCAAAATCAAGTTTGCAGAGACCAAGGCCTACGCCAAG GCCATTGAGATGGAACTGAGGAAAATGGAAGTGGCTCAGTCAAACAGACAAGTATCCCTCCTCACCTCCTTCATGCCAGACTCCTTCGTCCGTCATGGTGGAGATCATGACTGTATTCTGGTGCTCCTGCTCATCCCCAGGCTCATCTGCAAG GCTGAGCTGATCAGTAAACAGGCCCAGGAGAAGTTTGACTTGAATGGCAACCTGGTCCAAGGTACAGGGCTCAGAGGGCCCCCAGGAGAACAGCGTAGTTTCTCCTCAGGACTGGTCTACTCCCTCAGCCTGCTGCAGGCCACCCTGCACAAATATGAACA GGCTCTGAACACCTGCAGCGTGGAGGTTTTCAAGCGCATGGGAACACTCTACTCTGAAATGAGCTTCCATGAGCGCTCTCTGGATTATTTCATCGACCTGCTGCATAAAGACCAGCTAGATGAGACTGTTCAGGTGGAACCTTTGACTAAGGCTATCAAGTATTATCAG CAATTGTACAGTGTCCATCTGGCAGATCACACAGAGGACTGCACCGTGCAGCTGGCTGACCACATCAAG TTCACCCAGAGTGCCCTGGACTGTATGGGAGTGGAGGTTGCTCGTCTGAGGGCATTCCTGGCACCAGGACAGGAGAGCTCTGGTCTCGCTTTGCTCCTGAAGGACCTGGACACTTCCTGCTCTGATATCAGACAGTTCTGTAAGAAGATCCGCCGCCGCATGCCTGGGACAGATGTGGTTGGAGTTCCTGCTGCTCTCAATTTTGGACCACAG GTGTCCGAGACGCTGACGGAGTGCAGGCGTCAGCAGACCCGTGTGGTTGCCGTGCTGCAAGAGGTGgctgcagctggagctcagATGGTTGCTCCGCTAGCAGAACAGGAGGGACTCAATGCTCTCAAACTGGAGGACACTGCCTGCAAGGCTGTGGAGCAG GTATACGGTTCCCATGGCCTGAATGGCCCAGAGTGTCTGcgtcagtcctgcagctcagtcatTGCTACTATGAACAAGATGGCCACAGCTATGCAGGAAGGAGAGTATGATGCTGACAAACCTCAGGGCAAG CAGACTCCACCTGTGGAGATAAGAGCAGCCGCTGTCAGGGCTGAGATGACTGATGCTGAGGGTCTAGGAGTTAAACTGGAAGACAGAGAGACGGTTATCAAAGAGCTCAAGAAGTCTCTGAAGATCAAG GGTGAGGAGCTGAGTGAGGCCAACGTTCGTCTTAGCCTGCTGGAGAAGAAACTGGACACCTCCACCAAAGATGCAGATGAACGGGTGGAGAAGATTCAGACTAAGCTGGATGAGAACCTTGCCTtgctgaagaagaaagaaaa GGAGTTTGAGGAGACGATGGATGCTCTACAGGCTGATATTGACCAGCTGGAGGCAGAGAAGGCAGAGTTGAAACAACGCATCAATAACCAATCAAAGATGACCATCGAAGGCCTGAGAGGAACAGCTTCCTCTGGAATTGCCTCCATTGTTCACGGATCTACAGGAG GGATGGGTCCATCCATGGCAGGACCATTGCAGGTGgtggactctcctctgctcagGCAGCAGATTGAGGCCCAGAGACTGGGCATTAAATACCTtaagaatgaaaacaacaggCTGAAG GCGGAGAAGATGAGAGCCCAGCTGGCCTCACTGCCGCCCCTCTGTCCTCCCAAACTGCCACGAGTGACTAAAGAAAGCTCCATGCCTCCAGAGGGACTAAACACAGGCATTTATCGCAGGACTGACCAACTCTTGGCAACCCTGCTCAAGCTGAGTGCAGAGGTGAAAGTGGTGGACATCACTGGGAAGACAGCAG TTAGTGCCAGTGCCCAGCTGCTGGAGCAGACAGCTAGGCTGCAGAACCTCAGTGATGCTCTGAGCAAACTCAAG cGAGAAGTAGCTGAACATGTAGTCTCAAATCAGCCTGGAGCAAAGGCTTCGTCTGACTTTGCCACCTTCCCAGTGTCCTCCTTTGTCAAG GCCAAGGAGGAGAAGCAGGGAGGAACCATGTACATAGGGCGTGTTTCCATTCCATGTGCTCGAGGCCAGGAACAGGTCCACCGCCTTGTCCTGTCTCAACAGCAACTGCACCAGGTTCACGGCCTCCTCATGGCATAA
- the LOC113146121 gene encoding dynactin subunit 1-like isoform X2 — translation MSSSGTTESSKPPKIGSIVEVTGKGQRGTVAYIGATLFASGKWVGVILDEPKGKNDGTVQGKRYFTCEENHGIFVRQSQIQVVEEGSSASSPDVPESGIAKMTKQKDIPETPKTTKQTSVSVKKASRESLSSSLSGDVSEAGLSPHQGALGAPVVPQPSGSPAATATPVPATPSKVEPVISKQEEESLRAQVKDLEEKLETLKMKRTEDKAKLKELEKHKIQLEQLQEWKTKMQEQQAELQKQLKEAKKEAREAQEAKDRYMEEMSDTADAIEMATLDKEMAEERAESLQVEVDTLKEKVEELSMDLEILRHEISEKGSEGAASSYHVKQLEEQNGRLKEALVRMRDLSASEKQEHVKLQKQMEKKNTELESLRTQKEKLQEELTQAEATIDELKEQVDAALGSEEMVETLTERNLDLEEKVRELRETVTDLEAINEMNDELQENSRETEMELREQVDLSAAKVREAEKRVEAAQETVADYQQTISKYRELTARLQEANRELISQQNANTEQGQQPPAELFDFKIKFAETKAYAKAIEMELRKMEVAQSNRQVSLLTSFMPDSFVRHGGDHDCILVLLLIPRLICKAELISKQAQEKFDLNGNLVQGTGLRGPPGEQRSFSSGLVYSLSLLQATLHKYEQALNTCSVEVFKRMGTLYSEMSFHERSLDYFIDLLHKDQLDETVQVEPLTKAIKYYQQLYSVHLADHTEDCTVQLADHIKFTQSALDCMGVEVARLRAFLAPGQESSGLALLLKDLDTSCSDIRQFCKKIRRRMPGTDVVGVPAALNFGPQVSETLTECRRQQTRVVAVLQEVAAAGAQMVAPLAEQEGLNALKLEDTACKAVEQVYGSHGLNGPECLRQSCSSVIATMNKMATAMQEGEYDADKPQGKTPPVEIRAAAVRAEMTDAEGLGVKLEDRETVIKELKKSLKIKGEELSEANVRLSLLEKKLDTSTKDADERVEKIQTKLDENLALLKKKEKEFEETMDALQADIDQLEAEKAELKQRINNQSKMTIEGLRGTASSGIASIVHGSTGGMGPSMAGPLQVVDSPLLRQQIEAQRLGIKYLKNENNRLKAEKMRAQLASLPPLCPPKLPRVTKESSMPPEGLNTGIYRRTDQLLATLLKLSAEVKVVDITGKTAVSASAQLLEQTARLQNLSDALSKLKREVAEHVVSNQPGAKASSDFATFPVSSFVKAKEEKQGGTMYIGRVSIPCARGQEQVHRLVLSQQQLHQVHGLLMA, via the exons ACATCAGTGAGCGTTAAGAAG GCGTCTCGTGAGAGcctgtcttcctctctgtctggtGATGTCAGTGAGGCGGGCCTGTCCCCCCACCAGGGTGCACTGGGAGCTCCTGTTGTGCCTCAACCAAGTGGGTCACCTGCAGCTACTGCAACCCCAGTCCCAGCTACTCCAAGCAAG GTGGAACCTGTCATTTCCAAGCAG GAGGAGGAATCGCTGCGAGCTCAAGTCAAGGACCTGGAGGAAAAGCTGGAGACgctgaagatgaagaggacagaAGACAAGGCCAAGCTGAAGGAGCTTGAAAAACACAAGATCCAGCTGGAACAGCTTCAGGAGTGGAAGACCAAAATGCAGGAGCAGCAGGCCGAGCTTCAGAAACAACTCAAAGAGGCCAAGAag GAAGCACGTGAGGCACAAGAGGCCAAGGATCGCTACATGGAAGAGATGTCTGACACAGCGGACGCCATAGAGATGGCCACACTGGACAAAGAGATGGCTGAAGAGCGGGCAGAGTCGCTGCAAGTAGAGGTGGACACATTGAAGGAGAAAGTGGAGGAGCTCTCAATGGACCTGGAGATCCTCAGACATGAGATTTCCGAGAAAG GCTCTGAAGGAGCTGCCTCCAGTTACCATGTCAAACAGTTGGAGGAGCAGAATGGCAGACTAAAGGAGGCGCTGGTCAG AATGCGGGACCTGTCTGCTTCAGAGAAACAGGAGCATGTGAAGCTTCAGAAGCAGATGGAGAAGAAGAACACGGAGCTGGAGAGCCTGAGAACTCAGAAGGAAAAACTGCAGGAAGAACTCACGCAGGCAGAGGCCACTATTGACGAACTGAAGGAGCAG GTGGATGCTGCTCTGGGGTCAGAGGAGATGGTGGAGACGCTGACAGAGAGGAACCTGGACCTGGAGGAGAAAGTCAGAGAGCTGAGAGAAACCGTGACTGATCTA GAAGCCATCAACGAGATGAATGATGAGCTCCAGGAGAATTCCAGGGAGACTGAAATGGAGCTGAGGGAGCAGGTGGACCTGAGTGCTGCGAAGGttagagaggcagaaaaaaggGTGGAGGCTGCCCAGGAGACTGTAGCTGATTACCAGCAGACCATCAGCAAATACAGAGAGCTCACTGCCAGACTACAG GAGGCCAACAGAGAATTGATCAGCCAGCAGAATGCCAACACTGAACAAGGTCAGCAACCGCCTGCAGAACTGTTCGACTTCAAAATCAAGTTTGCAGAGACCAAGGCCTACGCCAAG GCCATTGAGATGGAACTGAGGAAAATGGAAGTGGCTCAGTCAAACAGACAAGTATCCCTCCTCACCTCCTTCATGCCAGACTCCTTCGTCCGTCATGGTGGAGATCATGACTGTATTCTGGTGCTCCTGCTCATCCCCAGGCTCATCTGCAAG GCTGAGCTGATCAGTAAACAGGCCCAGGAGAAGTTTGACTTGAATGGCAACCTGGTCCAAGGTACAGGGCTCAGAGGGCCCCCAGGAGAACAGCGTAGTTTCTCCTCAGGACTGGTCTACTCCCTCAGCCTGCTGCAGGCCACCCTGCACAAATATGAACA GGCTCTGAACACCTGCAGCGTGGAGGTTTTCAAGCGCATGGGAACACTCTACTCTGAAATGAGCTTCCATGAGCGCTCTCTGGATTATTTCATCGACCTGCTGCATAAAGACCAGCTAGATGAGACTGTTCAGGTGGAACCTTTGACTAAGGCTATCAAGTATTATCAG CAATTGTACAGTGTCCATCTGGCAGATCACACAGAGGACTGCACCGTGCAGCTGGCTGACCACATCAAG TTCACCCAGAGTGCCCTGGACTGTATGGGAGTGGAGGTTGCTCGTCTGAGGGCATTCCTGGCACCAGGACAGGAGAGCTCTGGTCTCGCTTTGCTCCTGAAGGACCTGGACACTTCCTGCTCTGATATCAGACAGTTCTGTAAGAAGATCCGCCGCCGCATGCCTGGGACAGATGTGGTTGGAGTTCCTGCTGCTCTCAATTTTGGACCACAG GTGTCCGAGACGCTGACGGAGTGCAGGCGTCAGCAGACCCGTGTGGTTGCCGTGCTGCAAGAGGTGgctgcagctggagctcagATGGTTGCTCCGCTAGCAGAACAGGAGGGACTCAATGCTCTCAAACTGGAGGACACTGCCTGCAAGGCTGTGGAGCAG GTATACGGTTCCCATGGCCTGAATGGCCCAGAGTGTCTGcgtcagtcctgcagctcagtcatTGCTACTATGAACAAGATGGCCACAGCTATGCAGGAAGGAGAGTATGATGCTGACAAACCTCAGGGCAAG ACTCCACCTGTGGAGATAAGAGCAGCCGCTGTCAGGGCTGAGATGACTGATGCTGAGGGTCTAGGAGTTAAACTGGAAGACAGAGAGACGGTTATCAAAGAGCTCAAGAAGTCTCTGAAGATCAAG GGTGAGGAGCTGAGTGAGGCCAACGTTCGTCTTAGCCTGCTGGAGAAGAAACTGGACACCTCCACCAAAGATGCAGATGAACGGGTGGAGAAGATTCAGACTAAGCTGGATGAGAACCTTGCCTtgctgaagaagaaagaaaa GGAGTTTGAGGAGACGATGGATGCTCTACAGGCTGATATTGACCAGCTGGAGGCAGAGAAGGCAGAGTTGAAACAACGCATCAATAACCAATCAAAGATGACCATCGAAGGCCTGAGAGGAACAGCTTCCTCTGGAATTGCCTCCATTGTTCACGGATCTACAGGAG GGATGGGTCCATCCATGGCAGGACCATTGCAGGTGgtggactctcctctgctcagGCAGCAGATTGAGGCCCAGAGACTGGGCATTAAATACCTtaagaatgaaaacaacaggCTGAAG GCGGAGAAGATGAGAGCCCAGCTGGCCTCACTGCCGCCCCTCTGTCCTCCCAAACTGCCACGAGTGACTAAAGAAAGCTCCATGCCTCCAGAGGGACTAAACACAGGCATTTATCGCAGGACTGACCAACTCTTGGCAACCCTGCTCAAGCTGAGTGCAGAGGTGAAAGTGGTGGACATCACTGGGAAGACAGCAG TTAGTGCCAGTGCCCAGCTGCTGGAGCAGACAGCTAGGCTGCAGAACCTCAGTGATGCTCTGAGCAAACTCAAG cGAGAAGTAGCTGAACATGTAGTCTCAAATCAGCCTGGAGCAAAGGCTTCGTCTGACTTTGCCACCTTCCCAGTGTCCTCCTTTGTCAAG GCCAAGGAGGAGAAGCAGGGAGGAACCATGTACATAGGGCGTGTTTCCATTCCATGTGCTCGAGGCCAGGAACAGGTCCACCGCCTTGTCCTGTCTCAACAGCAACTGCACCAGGTTCACGGCCTCCTCATGGCATAA